One Streptosporangium becharense genomic window, CTCGCCGCCAAGGCCGGGCTGAACCTGGAGATCGTCGAGTTCACCGACTACGTCCAGCCCAACACCCAGCTCGACGAGGGAAACCTGGACGCCAACTACTTCCAGCACATCCCGTACCTGGAGGAGTTCTCCAAGGGCAAGGGCATCACGCTGAGCTGGGTCGCCCCGGTTCACATCGAGCCGCTGGGCCTCTACTCCAAGAAGATCAAGAGCATCGGCGAGCTCGCCCAGGGTGCCCAGGTGGCCCTGCCCAACGACGCGAGCAACCTCGGCCGCTCGCTCAAGCTCCTGGCCGACAATGGTGTGATCACCCTCAAAGAGGGCGTCGGCGTCAAGGCGACCGAGCGCGACGTGGCGGGCAACCCCAAGGAGCTGAAGTTCCAGCCGCTGGAGGCGGCCCAGCTGCCCCGCTCCCTGGAGGACGTCGACGCCGCGGTCATCAACGGCAACTACGCCCTGGAATCGGGGCTCCAGCCCGCGACCGACTCCCTCCTCCTGGAGAAGGGCGAGAACAACCCGTACGCCAACGGCCTGGTGACGGTGCCCGCCAAGGTCGGCGACCCGCGCGTCAAGAAGCTCGCCGAGGTCCTTCAGGGCCCCGAGGTCAAGAAGTTCATCGAGGACAAGTACAAGGGTGCGGTGCTGCCCGCCCAGTGAGAGGCCGCCGGGAGGAGGCGCCCGCCGGGTGCTCGTGAGGCGTCACCGCTCGTCGAGGGACGAGAGCACCGCGGCGGCCACCTCCTCGGGGGACGTCGACGACACGTCGAACGTCAGGTCCGCCACCTCCGCGAACAGCGGTCCCCTGCGCGTCCGCTGCTTGGTCAGCATCGCCTCCAGGTCCGGTTCGAAATGCGGCCGGTGCGCGCCGGAGCGCATCCGCTCGGCCAGCACCGCCGGTGGCGCGTCCAGCCACACCACCAGCGCCGGGCCCATCGCGGCCCGGCTCTCCGGATCATCCACCACGCTCGCCGCCGCCGCGACCACCACCGGGGGACGCTCGGCCAGGGACTCCCGCAGGTGCGAGGCCTCACGCGCGTGAAGCACCCCGGCCCCCTCGCTCGCGACGGTCTCCGCCGCCGTCGCACCGCCGTACCGCGCCGCGATGTCGGGGTCGCTGTCGCGGAGCTCGCGGCCGAGCTCCTCCGCCAGCAGCCGCCCCACGGATGACTTTCCTGAGCCCATCAGGCCCGTGACGACGATCGGGCGGTCATACTCCACTGCTGCCTCCGGCGGGTGACGTTTGAGATTCGTATGGGGGATAGGGGTGATGCGTTGGCTCGAAGGAGGAAATCCCATGACCATCGCAGGCGGCATCATTCTCATCATGCTCGGCGCCATTCTCGCGTGGGCCGTCGAGTTCGACATCGCCGGGTTCGACATCAACATCGTCGGTGTCATCCTGATGCTCGGCGGCCTCGTCTGGCTCTCGTTCGCGATCTACCGTCTCAGGATCGCCCGCCGGGCCGTGGAGCCCACCACCGTGGTCGAGGATCCGGTGACCCACCGCCGCGTCTACGAGGAGCGTCACTACAACGACCCGCCGGTGATGTGACCGCGGGACACCCCACGCGAGAACGAACAGGGTCGACACTGTGTCGTAGCAGTGCCGAAGCAGTGCCGGAGCAGTGTCGCAATCACGCCGGAGCCGCGTCCGCCTACGGACGCCGCCCGCGGCTCCCCGGACACAGGCGAATCCGTTAGAGCCCACCCCTGACGGGTAGTCGTGCCCCCTTGGTAGACGCGAATGGAGGACGGGACGTTGAGCAGGGCCGTATCCCGAAGTGCGAGCGCCGTGAGCGGAATGATCGGCGGTGCGATCGCCGGGGCCATCTTCAAGCAGATCTGGAAGGTCGTGTCGGGCAAGGACGACGCGCCGCAGGCGACATCGGAGGAGTACGGGTGGCGCGAGATCCTGCTCGCCTCGGCCATCCAGGGTGCGATCTTCGGTGTGGTCAAGGCGGCGATCGACCGTTCCGCGGCGCGCAGCATCCACAGAGCCACCGGTAAGTGACACCGGGACGCCGGAACTCCCGGACGTCGAAACTTCCGAACTTCCGGACGCCGGAGCTTCTGGACGTCGCAACTTCCGGACGCCGGAGCTCCAGGACTTCCGGGCACCCGCCCCCGGGTTTGCGCACACCGGGACCCCGGCCCCATGAGGGGCCGGGGTCCTTCGCGTGTGGCGCTGTCCCGTGCCGTCCGTTCGTGTGTGGCGCCGTCCCGTGCCGTCCGTTCGTGTGTGGCGCCGTCCCGTGCCGTCCGTTCGTGTGTGAGGCCCTCTCGTACCGTCAGGTCTGTTCACCGGGCTCGCTTCGGGAGAGGCTCATGCGGCGCCTGCCCGCGTCCGGCCGCGGCGTGACCGCCGCGTCCCGGCCCGGGAGGAGAGCACGTCCGCGTAGACGGCGAGGGTCTCGGCGGCGACCCCGTCCCAGCCGTAACGGGATCGTGCCCGCTCCGCGGCGGCGGCGCCGTACGCCGCCGTCAGCAGCGGGTCGGCGAGCAGGTGCCGTAACGCGCACCCGAGCGCCTCCGGGTCGCGCGGCGGGACCAGCAGGCCGGTGACGCCCGGCAGCACCGTGTCCAGGTGCCCGCCCACGGCGGAGGCGACCACCGGGACACCGCAGGCCATGGCCTCCAGCGGCACGATGCCGAACGGCTCGTACCAGGGCACGCTCACCACCGCGCTCGCCGCGCGCATCAGGGCGGGGACGGAGTCGCGGCCCACCCTGCCGAGGAAGCGGACGCGCTCCACCACCCCGTGGTGCCCGGCGATCCGCGACAGCCGGTTCACCTCCGGGTCGCCCGGCTCGCCGCCGGCGACGACCAGAGTCGCGTCCGGGACGTGGCGCAGTGCCCGGATCACGGTCTCCACCCCTTTGCGCGGCACCGGGCGGCCGATGGACAGCAGCACCGGCCCCGGGCCCAGCTCCTCCCGCGGGCCCACCGGGGTGAAGGCGCGTACGTCCACCCCGCACGGGACGATCGCTGTACGGTTGCGGGAGACGCGCATCCGGTCCAGCTCGGCCACCTCGTCGGTGCAGGTGGCGACGACCACGTCCACGTGCCGGGCGAGGAACGTCTCGATCTCGACGCGCTCGCGCGGGCTGGTGTCGGCCGTTCCCTGGTGACGGCGCTTGACCGTGCCGAGGGCGTGGAAGGTGTGCGCGACGGGCACCGCGGTGTCCCGGGCGGCGGCCAGGGCGGCCAGCCCGCTCATCCAGAAGTGGCTGTGGGCGATGTCGGGCGGCGTGGCCGTCCAGCGGGTGGCCAGCCAGCGGCTGAAGTCGGGCATCCAGGGGAGCAGGTCGTCCTTGGCCAGTACCATGGCGGGCCCGGCGGGGACGTGCACCACGGTCACGCCGGGTGCGAAGACGACCTCGTCCTGCTGGAAGGGGGATTCCCGGCGGGTGTAGACGGCCACCTCGTGGCCCTGCGCGGCGAGTGCGAGGGACAGCGCGGCGACATGGACGTTCTGACCCCCGGCGTCGGTTCCCCCGACGGTGGCCAGGGGACTGGCGTGCTCGGACACCATTGCGATCTTCATAGGCACGGCTCCGCCGACTCTGTGGAAGAGAGCGTGCCTGCGTCCTAGGCATCCGATCGGGTTTCAT contains:
- a CDS encoding MetQ/NlpA family ABC transporter substrate-binding protein, producing the protein MRKFLGVVTGLVLAGTLAACGGASTDATQAGSATPAADAPIKVGVNPVPHGEVLKYVKDNLAAKAGLNLEIVEFTDYVQPNTQLDEGNLDANYFQHIPYLEEFSKGKGITLSWVAPVHIEPLGLYSKKIKSIGELAQGAQVALPNDASNLGRSLKLLADNGVITLKEGVGVKATERDVAGNPKELKFQPLEAAQLPRSLEDVDAAVINGNYALESGLQPATDSLLLEKGENNPYANGLVTVPAKVGDPRVKKLAEVLQGPEVKKFIEDKYKGAVLPAQ
- a CDS encoding shikimate kinase; amino-acid sequence: MEYDRPIVVTGLMGSGKSSVGRLLAEELGRELRDSDPDIAARYGGATAAETVASEGAGVLHAREASHLRESLAERPPVVVAAAASVVDDPESRAAMGPALVVWLDAPPAVLAERMRSGAHRPHFEPDLEAMLTKQRTRRGPLFAEVADLTFDVSSTSPEEVAAAVLSSLDER
- a CDS encoding DUF6458 family protein, giving the protein MTIAGGIILIMLGAILAWAVEFDIAGFDINIVGVILMLGGLVWLSFAIYRLRIARRAVEPTTVVEDPVTHRRVYEERHYNDPPVM
- a CDS encoding DUF4235 domain-containing protein, which translates into the protein MSGMIGGAIAGAIFKQIWKVVSGKDDAPQATSEEYGWREILLASAIQGAIFGVVKAAIDRSAARSIHRATGK
- a CDS encoding glycosyltransferase; this translates as MKIAMVSEHASPLATVGGTDAGGQNVHVAALSLALAAQGHEVAVYTRRESPFQQDEVVFAPGVTVVHVPAGPAMVLAKDDLLPWMPDFSRWLATRWTATPPDIAHSHFWMSGLAALAAARDTAVPVAHTFHALGTVKRRHQGTADTSPRERVEIETFLARHVDVVVATCTDEVAELDRMRVSRNRTAIVPCGVDVRAFTPVGPREELGPGPVLLSIGRPVPRKGVETVIRALRHVPDATLVVAGGEPGDPEVNRLSRIAGHHGVVERVRFLGRVGRDSVPALMRAASAVVSVPWYEPFGIVPLEAMACGVPVVASAVGGHLDTVLPGVTGLLVPPRDPEALGCALRHLLADPLLTAAYGAAAAERARSRYGWDGVAAETLAVYADVLSSRAGTRRSRRGRTRAGAA